The following are encoded in a window of Pristis pectinata isolate sPriPec2 chromosome 1, sPriPec2.1.pri, whole genome shotgun sequence genomic DNA:
- the LOC127574644 gene encoding secreted phosphoprotein 24-like — MKSFLLAIAAVQILHCSGVPNPEDALRAAITKLNEISEISHLCGIISSTVTDLSPTGKFSYNVDLAFSVQETVCSKNSGLEFDDSSCTFRPARIAETATCRSRVKYMADDVLDVDVECHGFRKARGNGDLVERVKVNGGASKGGKGQSEPATGTKGHAKPPKRGKGHRKPPQRFSYNGGSSELIVSSEELRITSEELSHESSSKEHNEDSRVRHRRH, encoded by the exons ATGAAATCCTTCCTCCTCGCCATCGCTGCCGTGCAGATCCTCCACTGCTCAG GCGTACCAAACCCTGAGGACGCCTTGAGAGCAGCCATTACAAAGCTGAATGAAATAAGTGAAATTAGTCATCTTTGCGGCATAATCAGCAGCACAGTAACAGAT CTTTCTCCCACAGGAAAATTCTCATACAATGTGGACTTGGCGTTTTCAGTGCAAGAAACGGTCTGCTCCAAAAATTCTGGGCTAGAATTTGACGATTCCAGTTGCACTTTCCGGCCAGCAAGAATTGCT GAGACTGCTACCTGCAGAAGCCGTGTTAAGTACATGGCTGACGACGTCCTGGATGTGGATGTGGAATGTCATGGCTTCAGGAAGGCCAGGGGCAACGGAGACTTGGTGGAAAGAGTGAAGGTGAATGGAGGAGCATCCAAAGGAGGGAAAGGTCAGAGTGAACCAGCTACAGGAACAAAAGGTCATGCTAAGCCACCCAAAAGGGGGAAAGGTCACAGAAAGCCACCCCAGAGATTCAGCTATAATGGAGGATCTTCAGAATTAATCGTTAGCAGTGAAGAG CTGAGAATCACCTCAGAAGAATTATCGCATGAGTCGTCATCAAAG GAACACAATGAGGATTCAAGAGTCCGACATCGCCGACACTAA